In the Mastomys coucha isolate ucsf_1 unplaced genomic scaffold, UCSF_Mcou_1 pScaffold18, whole genome shotgun sequence genome, one interval contains:
- the Pnrc2 gene encoding proline-rich nuclear receptor coactivator 2, which produces MGGGERYNIPDPQSRNASKNQQQHNRQKSKDHNSQMKIAQKKKERGHGYDPAAAAAAWQAMQNGGKNKSLSNNSTWNASLSSPSLLFKSQANQNYAGAKFSEPPSPSVLPKPPSHWVHVSLNPSEQETMTFQLKTLLKVQV; this is translated from the coding sequence ATGGGTGGCGGAGAGAGGTATAACATTCCAGACCCTCAATCTAGAAATGCTAGTAAGAACCAACAACAGCACAATAGACAGAAGAGCAAGGATCACAATTCCCAAATGAAGATTgctcagaagaaaaaggaaagaggacaTGGGTATgatccagcagcagcagcagcagcatggcaGGCCATGcaaaatgggggaaaaaacaaGAGCCTTTCTAACAACTCCACCTGGAATGCTAGCTTATCAAGTCCTAGCTTGCTTTTTAAGTCTCAAGCTAATCAGAACTATGCTGGAGCCAAATTTAGTGAACCGCCATCACCAAGTGTTCTCCCCAAGCCACCGAGCCACTGGGTTCATGTTTCCTTGAACCCTTCAGAACAGGAAACGATGACATTTCAACTTAAAACCTTACTTAAAGTACAGGTATAA